The sequence ATCAATATCAACAGCAATTACATTTGCTCCTGCGCCCGATGCAATATTTATGGCCGACAATCCAACTCCCCCGCAACCATGCACGGCCACCCATTGTCCGGCTATAACTTTCCCCTGGTCGATAACCGCACGAAACGACGTAATAAACCGACAACCCAGGCTGGCAGCAGTTACAAAATCAATTTCATCGGGCAAATGCACCAGGTTAATGTCAGCATATTTTATTTCTACCAGCTCAGCAAACGATCCCCATGCCGTGAATCCCGGTTGAAACTGACTATCACAAACTTGCTGATTGCCGGTCTGGCATTCGGGACAGCAGCCGCAACCACTTACAAACGGAACAGTAACACGATCGCCAACCTGGAAGTTTTTGATTTCTGATCCAACTTCTGCAACAGTGCCAGCCAGCTCGTGACCGGGAACGTGTGGTAAAACAATATCCGGGTCGTGCCCCATCCAGCCATGCCAGTCGCTGCGACAAAGCCCGGTGGCTTCCACTTTTATGATTACACTATCGGGAGAAACCGTCGGATTGGGAACTTCTTTGACTTCAACTTTTCCATTAAATTCTTCGTAATAAACTGCCTTCACTGAGTTTAATTTTGATGGAATTCAAATGTAGTTAGAAGAAATTTGAATTGGAAGGGATATTTATAAAAGTCTTAGTGTAATAGTGGTTTTTCAGTACAAACAACGCTTATCCGAATGATTAAATCTTTTGCACCATGCTTAATTAGTACAGTGCTGGCAATATTTCAACATAAATTACTATAGCTTTTTGGATTATTGCGTTATAGTTCGTTACACTAAAGTCTGCATGACTGTCTGTTAAGTGAGACGTAAACTATTTCATATTGAACAAAGGAAGAGAAGAACATTGTTCTCATTACTTCGATAGTTCCTCAATTGCAGTAACAATTTCTTTTGCATAGTCAAAATCTGAATTCAATTCTAGAGACTTTGCATAATATTTTATTGCTGTCTTATTTTCTCCTTTATATCGATACACATCGGCAATACCGTTGTAAACCTCAAACCAGTCAGGAAAAAGTTGCATCATCCAGCTATATACTATTATCGATTCATCAAACATATTTACATTCCTAAGGTATAGAGCTAACCTATTAATCTGTTCCTTGTTAAAATTGAAATCTTCAGGATATTTATCCCTCAACAGATTGTAGCTGTTTACTGCTGATGTAATATCTTTCTGTTTAATCAGTGTGTAGAGTGTATCAACTTGCATCTCTAAACCTAATTGATCGAGAGACTTACTATTAACTATTTTCTCAAAAAAATGATTGAGTGATGATCCGGAATATGATTCTGCAATCTCTTGGAATTCTGTCGTAGATATAGATCTGCCCTCAGATATTCTTATATCAAGATAATTTTGAAATATCTTGTCGAAGTTTTCTTTCCCAGTTATTTGTCTAAGCATCTGACACAAATATGCTTCTCTGGTGTAGTTCAGCCAATGATCTTTAACAAAATTTTCTTCTGTGAATATACCTCCATTTTTAACTTTACTTGTCAATAAAGAAAGAATAAAATCCTTTTTAAAGTTTGTTACATTTACTTCAGCTTTATATTCCGGATACAAATTATTTGCAAATTCGGAATAACCATCAGCTGGAAATGGATCTGAAAAATGAAGAAACTTCCCCTTTGCCACACGAATATTAGCGATATTCCAAACACCCCACCCAAATGCATTGACTCTACCTTCATGCAAAGGAATCCATTGGTCTCCATAACCATTGTGCTTTTTTTGGGGTGCGTTAGGACCAATTATCAGGTTTCTCCCCTTGGTAAAATTTAATTTCATATTACTTCTGAAACCAAATTGCCTCCATGTTGGATCAACAGGAACCCATCCATATTCTGGCAAGTAAAATTCAGCCCAAATATGGCCAGCCAATGCACCATACAATCGGGTAGCTGAAAATCCCTCCTGCGTCAGTTCAGTGTGTAATTTACTGCGAAGTTTTAGTTGATCTTCTGTAATCCATGGCCCCCATCCAACAGGTCCTATTACACTTCTTGCTGGTATTCCAGCTGCTCGGCATAAGCATACAAAAAAGATGCTAAAATGATCACAGACACCTTCATAATATATTTCACCGGTTTCAGTATCCTTTTGGGGACTATCTAAAATAGTGGTCATTGTGGCTCCTAATGTATGACGGACAAACTTGTATCGCATCTTTTTGGTTACAAAATCAAATATTCTTTTTGCTTTTAAGTATGGATTGGATTCTTGACCAACAATCTCTTTTGTCATTTTTTTTACTTCGGGTGTGATATCGAAAAGATAGGTACTACGAGTGTTTAGTTGATAATCATTGTTTGTCACATCATATCTGAATTCCTGCAAAGAATCAAATTCAGTATAAACATTAAAACTTTCCAAGCGGTAATTAATAACAAC comes from uncultured Draconibacterium sp. and encodes:
- a CDS encoding transglutaminase domain-containing protein, with the protein product MINPEKHLKVWIPVFGEWDEQNPVNLISVNPEPDGTFVDPEYGNSMLYWDFSKVAPMDSYVVVINYRLESFNVYTEFDSLQEFRYDVTNNDYQLNTRSTYLFDITPEVKKMTKEIVGQESNPYLKAKRIFDFVTKKMRYKFVRHTLGATMTTILDSPQKDTETGEIYYEGVCDHFSIFFVCLCRAAGIPARSVIGPVGWGPWITEDQLKLRSKLHTELTQEGFSATRLYGALAGHIWAEFYLPEYGWVPVDPTWRQFGFRSNMKLNFTKGRNLIIGPNAPQKKHNGYGDQWIPLHEGRVNAFGWGVWNIANIRVAKGKFLHFSDPFPADGYSEFANNLYPEYKAEVNVTNFKKDFILSLLTSKVKNGGIFTEENFVKDHWLNYTREAYLCQMLRQITGKENFDKIFQNYLDIRISEGRSISTTEFQEIAESYSGSSLNHFFEKIVNSKSLDQLGLEMQVDTLYTLIKQKDITSAVNSYNLLRDKYPEDFNFNKEQINRLALYLRNVNMFDESIIVYSWMMQLFPDWFEVYNGIADVYRYKGENKTAIKYYAKSLELNSDFDYAKEIVTAIEELSK
- a CDS encoding zinc-dependent alcohol dehydrogenase family protein; this translates as MKAVYYEEFNGKVEVKEVPNPTVSPDSVIIKVEATGLCRSDWHGWMGHDPDIVLPHVPGHELAGTVAEVGSEIKNFQVGDRVTVPFVSGCGCCPECQTGNQQVCDSQFQPGFTAWGSFAELVEIKYADINLVHLPDEIDFVTAASLGCRFITSFRAVIDQGKVIAGQWVAVHGCGGVGLSAINIASGAGANVIAVDIDDEKLQLAKKLGANILINAKEIKDVPTEILKVTNRGAHLSIDALGSQETCFNSISCLRKRGKHVQVGLTTADHKHPKVPMDKVVAHEIEILGSHGMQAFRYNAVFEMIKAGKVNPELMLGKTISLEEAPEALVNMNKFENLGVTVINKF